Proteins encoded in a region of the Brevundimonas vesicularis genome:
- a CDS encoding MarR family winged helix-turn-helix transcriptional regulator → MPDRASRAAAQWAVQRPDLDMLPMEVLGRLNEASQLVIRERQTPLFARYGLQHGEFDVLATLRRSGEREGLTPTALFEAAMMSSGGMTARIDRLEKAGWVERRPHPSDRRATLVRLTDKGFDLIETIMPSHQETAKEALSGLSREDQKTLNALLTRLIAGLNG, encoded by the coding sequence ATGCCCGATAGAGCTTCTCGCGCCGCCGCCCAATGGGCCGTGCAACGCCCCGACCTGGACATGCTGCCGATGGAAGTGCTGGGACGCCTGAACGAGGCGTCGCAACTGGTGATCCGCGAGCGCCAGACGCCGCTGTTCGCGCGCTATGGTTTGCAGCACGGCGAGTTCGACGTGCTGGCGACGCTGCGCCGATCTGGCGAACGCGAGGGCCTGACGCCGACCGCGCTGTTCGAGGCGGCGATGATGTCTTCCGGCGGCATGACCGCGCGGATCGACCGGCTGGAAAAGGCGGGCTGGGTCGAGCGGCGCCCGCATCCCAGCGACCGACGGGCGACTCTGGTTCGGCTGACGGACAAGGGTTTCGACCTGATCGAGACAATCATGCCCAGCCATCAGGAGACGGCCAAAGAGGCCTTAAGCGGCCTGTCGCGAGAGGATCAGAAAACGCTGAACGCCCTGCTGACCCGCTTGATCGCCGGACTGAACGGCTAG
- a CDS encoding polyprenyl synthetase family protein has protein sequence MAAVDALILDRMQSDVPIIPKLAEHLVSAGGKRLRPLMTVAAARAVGATDDIVAPRKLAAAVEFIHTATLLHDDIVDASELRRGKVAAHLIWGAPTSVLVGDFLFARAFELMVETDSMRALGILAEASRVISEGEVLQLTRAHDLNLDQATYLQIISAKTAELFAAAAEAGAVGAGADPAAIKALRDYGMALGIAFQLADDALDYDATAEALGKNAGDDFNEGKATLPLLLAVARTRGREEAFWERTVTKGERTPEDFTRARELIIGSGAIGATLDLAGDYADQAKAALSVLPSSDWRAALEDLADFAVSRAA, from the coding sequence ATGGCGGCCGTGGACGCCCTGATCCTGGATCGGATGCAGTCGGACGTGCCGATCATCCCGAAACTGGCCGAACATCTGGTTTCGGCGGGTGGAAAGCGTCTGCGCCCCCTGATGACCGTCGCCGCGGCGCGCGCCGTGGGCGCGACGGACGACATCGTAGCGCCGCGCAAGCTGGCCGCCGCGGTCGAGTTCATCCACACCGCCACGCTCCTGCATGACGACATCGTCGATGCGTCCGAACTGCGTCGCGGCAAGGTCGCGGCCCACCTGATCTGGGGCGCCCCGACCAGCGTCCTGGTCGGCGACTTCCTGTTTGCCCGCGCCTTCGAACTGATGGTCGAGACGGATTCGATGCGCGCCTTGGGCATTCTGGCCGAGGCGTCGCGGGTGATCTCCGAGGGCGAGGTGCTGCAGCTGACGCGCGCCCACGATCTGAATCTGGACCAGGCCACCTATCTGCAGATCATCTCGGCCAAGACCGCCGAACTGTTCGCCGCCGCCGCCGAGGCGGGCGCGGTGGGCGCCGGCGCCGATCCGGCCGCGATCAAGGCTTTGCGCGACTACGGCATGGCGCTCGGCATCGCCTTCCAACTGGCCGACGACGCCCTGGACTACGACGCGACGGCCGAGGCCCTGGGCAAGAACGCCGGCGACGATTTCAACGAGGGCAAGGCGACCCTGCCGCTGCTTCTGGCGGTCGCTCGCACGCGCGGCCGCGAGGAAGCCTTCTGGGAACGCACCGTGACCAAGGGCGAGCGGACGCCCGAAGACTTCACCCGCGCCCGCGAACTGATCATCGGCTCGGGCGCTATCGGCGCGACCCTGGACCTCGCCGGCGACTATGCCGATCAGGCCAAGGCGGCCCTGTCGGTCCTGCCGTCCAGCGACTGGCGCGCCGCGCTGGAAGATCTGGCCGATTTCGCGGTGTCGCGCGCCGCTTGA
- the trmFO gene encoding methylenetetrahydrofolate--tRNA-(uracil(54)-C(5))-methyltransferase (FADH(2)-oxidizing) TrmFO → MSASPSPSPIHVIGGGLAGSEAAWQIAQAGVPVILHEMRGVPGVKTDAHHTDGLAELVCSNSFRSDDWQFNAVGLLHAEMRALDSVIMACGDINQVPAGGALAVDRDAFSQAVTAKLTAHPLVTIVREEIAGLPPQAWDNVIVATGPLTSPALADAILKATGEESLSFFDAIAPIVHADSIDFDIAWRQSRYDKEGPGGDAAAYVNCPMDKAQYEAFIDALLSSPKAEFKDWEHVPYFDGCLPIEVMAERGRETLRHGPMKPVGLTNPRDPLVKAYAIVQLRQDNALGTLFNMVGFQTKLKHGAQAEVFRMIPGLQNAQFARLGGLHRNTYLNSPQLLDKQLRLKAMPRLRFAGQVTGVEGYVESAAMGLLTGRLAAAQALGRDLAPPPPETAMGALVEHITGGHLAGSKFQPMNINYGLLPPLEAPKVDEAGVKIPLKERGRAKKRLMSIRAMESLKAWRDAG, encoded by the coding sequence ATGAGCGCTTCCCCCTCTCCTTCCCCCATCCACGTCATCGGCGGCGGCCTGGCCGGCTCCGAGGCGGCCTGGCAGATCGCCCAGGCCGGCGTGCCCGTCATCCTACACGAGATGCGCGGCGTGCCTGGCGTCAAGACTGACGCCCACCACACCGATGGCCTGGCCGAGCTGGTCTGCTCCAACTCCTTCCGCTCGGACGACTGGCAGTTCAACGCGGTCGGCCTGCTGCACGCCGAGATGCGGGCGCTGGATTCGGTCATCATGGCCTGCGGCGACATCAATCAGGTGCCGGCCGGCGGCGCCCTGGCCGTGGACCGCGACGCCTTCTCCCAGGCGGTGACCGCCAAACTGACCGCCCACCCCTTGGTCACCATCGTGCGCGAAGAGATCGCGGGCCTGCCGCCGCAGGCGTGGGACAATGTCATCGTCGCCACCGGCCCCCTGACCTCACCTGCCCTGGCCGACGCCATCCTGAAGGCGACGGGCGAGGAGTCCTTGAGCTTCTTCGACGCCATCGCCCCCATCGTTCACGCCGACTCGATCGACTTCGACATCGCGTGGCGTCAGTCGCGCTATGACAAGGAAGGTCCGGGCGGCGACGCCGCCGCCTACGTCAACTGCCCGATGGACAAAGCCCAGTACGAGGCGTTCATCGACGCCCTGCTGAGCAGTCCCAAGGCCGAGTTCAAGGACTGGGAGCACGTCCCCTATTTCGACGGCTGCCTGCCCATCGAGGTCATGGCCGAGCGTGGTCGCGAGACCCTGCGGCACGGCCCGATGAAGCCGGTCGGCCTGACCAATCCGCGCGACCCGCTGGTCAAGGCCTACGCCATCGTCCAGCTGCGCCAGGACAACGCGCTGGGCACCTTGTTCAACATGGTCGGCTTCCAGACCAAGCTGAAGCACGGGGCGCAGGCCGAGGTCTTCCGCATGATCCCCGGCCTGCAGAACGCTCAGTTCGCGCGTCTGGGCGGTCTTCACCGCAACACCTATCTGAACAGTCCCCAACTGCTGGACAAGCAGCTGCGGCTGAAGGCCATGCCACGCCTGCGTTTCGCCGGCCAGGTGACGGGGGTCGAAGGCTATGTCGAGAGCGCGGCCATGGGCCTGCTGACCGGCCGTCTGGCCGCTGCGCAAGCGCTGGGTCGCGACCTGGCCCCGCCGCCGCCCGAGACCGCCATGGGCGCCCTGGTCGAGCACATCACCGGCGGGCATCTGGCAGGATCGAAGTTCCAGCCGATGAACATCAACTACGGCCTGCTGCCGCCGCTCGAGGCGCCCAAGGTCGATGAGGCGGGCGTCAAGATCCCGCTGAAGGAACGCGGCCGGGCCAAAAAGCGCCTGATGAGCATCCGGGCGATGGAAAGCCTGAAGGCTTGGCGCGACGCGGGCTGA
- a CDS encoding MFS transporter, protein MTARSDATPARGASLLLLAAIVALALNLRPAMAAVGPLLDLIEGATGMGSTAASLLTTLPVLMIGLGALSIRPLRRRLGERRGILLGALLIGAACLVRVVLTGATGLIASAVVVGVGVALMQALAPVVIKRAFPAQFGTVMALYTTGIMAGAAVAAATAAGLAETIGWAGTLALWSAPAFVAALVWLAASRDPAAEEPNRAAVVEATAPELPFWRQGRAWRLILIMGLGTSAYTLILAWLPPFYIDLGEPRATAGYLLSGMTAAEVTAGLLVSLTIGRFPDRRGPILTALILALAGLAGLVVAPLGMAVPIVIVLGLGIGAIFPLSLILAMDQIDDPARSGDLLAFVQGGGYIIASLSPLGAGLLRDNMADLTQAWVLMGVGVILLGVMTLGFRPGLSKLR, encoded by the coding sequence ATGACCGCACGATCTGACGCCACGCCCGCGCGCGGCGCCTCGCTGCTGTTGCTGGCGGCCATCGTCGCCCTGGCGCTGAATCTGCGGCCGGCGATGGCGGCGGTGGGGCCGCTGCTTGATCTGATCGAGGGTGCGACAGGCATGGGTTCGACCGCCGCCAGCCTGCTGACCACCTTGCCCGTGCTGATGATCGGTCTGGGCGCCCTGTCGATCCGCCCGCTGCGTCGGAGGTTGGGCGAGCGGCGCGGGATCTTGCTGGGCGCGCTTCTGATCGGTGCGGCCTGCCTGGTGCGGGTGGTGCTGACCGGCGCGACCGGCCTGATCGCCAGCGCCGTGGTCGTCGGCGTCGGCGTCGCCTTGATGCAGGCCTTGGCGCCGGTCGTCATCAAACGGGCGTTTCCGGCGCAGTTCGGCACGGTCATGGCGCTCTACACCACCGGCATCATGGCCGGCGCCGCCGTCGCGGCGGCCACAGCGGCCGGTCTGGCCGAGACGATCGGCTGGGCCGGGACGCTGGCGCTGTGGAGCGCGCCGGCCTTTGTCGCAGCATTGGTCTGGCTGGCGGCGTCACGCGACCCCGCAGCCGAAGAGCCGAACCGCGCCGCAGTGGTCGAGGCGACGGCCCCGGAGCTGCCCTTCTGGCGTCAGGGGCGGGCGTGGCGGCTGATCCTGATCATGGGCCTGGGGACCTCGGCCTATACATTGATACTGGCCTGGCTGCCGCCCTTCTACATCGACCTGGGCGAGCCGAGGGCCACGGCCGGCTATCTGCTCAGCGGCATGACGGCTGCGGAGGTGACGGCCGGCCTGCTGGTGTCGCTGACCATCGGGCGCTTCCCGGATCGGCGCGGACCGATCCTTACGGCCTTGATTCTGGCCTTGGCGGGTCTGGCCGGTCTCGTGGTCGCGCCCCTCGGCATGGCCGTTCCGATCGTGATCGTCCTGGGCCTCGGCATCGGCGCAATCTTCCCGCTCAGCCTGATACTGGCCATGGACCAGATCGACGATCCCGCGCGCTCCGGGGATCTGCTCGCCTTCGTCCAGGGCGGCGGCTACATCATCGCCAGCCTCTCGCCGCTGGGCGCCGGCCTGCTGCGCGACAACATGGCCGACCTGACCCAGGCCTGGGTGCTGATGGGCGTGGGCGTCATCCTGCTGGGCGTGATGACGCTGGGGTTCCGGCCGGGCCTGTCCAAGCTGCGCTGA
- a CDS encoding squalene/phytoene synthase family protein codes for MTETADTLDQQVRTADLDRWLSSRLVADDRARADLITLYAFEAELMTIPTRVTQPLLAEMRYTWWAEQMDGVFAGVPRKGHPVLEALTDLVARHGLDRAPFDALIDAHIGRVREQPHDLDAFYIGPMQVATRVLAGQGHDAAVADAARVWGLTQTGRRQEAASLKSAANGALKRLPPAGFPAVAHVALTDPDRPEPLKRLRLLWAVLRGRI; via the coding sequence TTGACCGAGACTGCGGATACGCTCGACCAACAGGTCCGCACCGCCGACCTCGACCGCTGGCTGTCCAGCCGCCTGGTCGCGGACGACCGCGCCCGCGCTGACCTGATCACGCTCTACGCCTTCGAAGCCGAGCTGATGACCATCCCCACGCGCGTGACCCAGCCGCTGCTGGCCGAGATGCGTTATACTTGGTGGGCGGAACAGATGGACGGCGTCTTCGCCGGCGTGCCGCGCAAGGGCCACCCGGTGTTGGAGGCGCTGACCGATCTTGTCGCGCGCCACGGCCTGGACCGTGCGCCGTTCGACGCCTTGATCGACGCCCACATCGGCCGGGTGCGCGAACAGCCGCACGATCTCGACGCCTTCTACATCGGCCCGATGCAGGTCGCGACACGTGTGCTGGCAGGGCAGGGGCATGACGCCGCCGTGGCGGATGCGGCCCGCGTCTGGGGGCTGACGCAGACCGGCCGCCGCCAGGAGGCGGCGTCCCTGAAATCCGCCGCCAATGGGGCGTTGAAACGCCTGCCGCCTGCCGGCTTCCCGGCCGTGGCTCACGTGGCCCTGACCGATCCGGACCGGCCGGAGCCGCTGAAGCGGCTGCGCCTGCTCTGGGCCGTGCTGCGCGGCCGGATCTGA
- a CDS encoding tRNA1(Val) (adenine(37)-N6)-methyltransferase: protein MEPVETLSTTIVENGLLNGRVRLRQPARGYRAGMDAALLAAAVPAEAGQSVIEAGCGAGAVLMQIAARRPGVTLTGVERDPVMAALATENATLNGAAGSAMIRQGDVAAGFRALGVEPADWAISNPPFFDDATALRAPAESKRGAWMADDGLKAWTDFLLKAVKEGGRIVVVHRADRLADLLALLGEKAGSFAVRPIHPFADEPAKRVLVHAIKTGRAPLRLLPPLILHDREGGKHTAQAEAILRGEASLGW from the coding sequence TTGGAGCCGGTCGAAACCCTGTCGACAACGATCGTCGAGAACGGCCTGTTGAACGGCCGGGTGCGCTTGCGTCAACCCGCACGCGGCTATCGCGCCGGGATGGATGCGGCTTTGCTGGCGGCGGCGGTCCCGGCCGAGGCGGGCCAGAGCGTGATCGAGGCGGGCTGCGGAGCGGGTGCGGTCCTGATGCAGATCGCGGCGCGACGGCCCGGCGTGACCCTGACGGGCGTGGAGCGCGATCCGGTGATGGCGGCGCTGGCGACCGAGAATGCGACGCTGAACGGCGCAGCTGGATCAGCTATGATTCGTCAGGGCGACGTGGCGGCCGGGTTTCGGGCCCTCGGCGTGGAGCCAGCCGACTGGGCCATATCCAATCCCCCCTTCTTCGATGACGCCACGGCGTTGCGCGCCCCGGCCGAGAGCAAGCGGGGCGCCTGGATGGCCGACGACGGGCTGAAGGCGTGGACCGATTTCCTGTTGAAGGCGGTGAAGGAAGGCGGGCGCATCGTGGTCGTTCACCGCGCCGACCGACTGGCCGATCTGCTGGCTCTGCTGGGCGAAAAGGCGGGGTCGTTCGCCGTGCGGCCGATCCATCCCTTCGCGGACGAGCCGGCCAAGCGGGTGCTGGTGCACGCCATCAAGACCGGGCGCGCGCCGCTGCGACTGCTGCCGCCGCTGATCCTGCACGATCGCGAGGGCGGCAAACACACCGCCCAGGCCGAGGCGATCCTGCGCGGCGAGGCGTCGCTGGGATGGTGA
- a CDS encoding PAS domain-containing protein yields the protein MPYIAKSLEALDAPAGPFQRLTELACTVFDAPAAVVTLVSGDNAVLWCSDRELVRSLPRERTLGDRLLRQGKGAVLVVEDGLADPAARNHFLVAPPYNLRFYAGVTICGPDGQPLGAFGVMDRKPRPHPSDAQIATLRTLGAMAEDIIASLEVGRVSDERHGTLELIENMAGVGHWRLELASGKVHWSDEVFRIHGLDRKTFDPQVDSAIDRYHPDDRPGLLVAIAHSAETGDGYKMRLRLIRADGEERAVLTQARAERDDAGVVKVLYGVFQDITDQQAQIARAQRDEARYRLLAENVGDVITRVRPDGTSKYISPAIESLLGWTTEEMNGRPMDYVHPDDREMVTRAVLGTIHTKEPCRLEHRALHRDGSIVWVECTFRALAAETGKPSEVVVVIRDMTDRKILADELVTARDRAEAAAAAKSEFLANMSHELRTPLTSVIGFSNLLKASEALPEAEKGYVARIATASEALLSVINDVLDYSKLEAGMIELEPQRFDPAALAHETVQMMEAQCLAKGLALHVNLSPDMPDRLMGDQARLRQILLNLLGNAVKFTSQGSVSLSVGGALEANGAWRLTAEVTDTGIGMSPQTQAHLFERFSQADRSTTRLYGGTGLGLAISRRLARAMDSDIVVTSQPGLGSTFKVTVPLHIAEGGSEAEGPRLSVMPEGRVLIADDAPANRELISVILVGMGLEVATASDGAEAVHAVQSEVYDLVLMDMQMPVMDGLTATREIRRIEQGGGRRLPIIALSANVQPDQIQLCRDAGMDDHLAKPLQLPALVATLSKYLDKSNAPIAADATAPGRFATH from the coding sequence GTGCCTTACATCGCCAAGAGCCTGGAAGCCCTGGACGCCCCTGCTGGTCCGTTCCAACGTCTTACGGAACTGGCCTGCACGGTTTTCGATGCGCCCGCCGCCGTCGTCACCCTGGTCAGCGGCGACAACGCCGTCCTGTGGTGCAGCGATCGTGAACTGGTTCGAAGCCTGCCGCGCGAACGCACTCTCGGCGACCGTCTGCTGCGCCAGGGCAAGGGCGCCGTCCTGGTGGTCGAAGACGGCCTGGCGGACCCCGCAGCGCGCAATCATTTCCTGGTGGCGCCCCCCTACAATCTGCGTTTCTACGCCGGCGTGACGATCTGCGGCCCGGACGGTCAGCCGCTGGGCGCGTTCGGCGTCATGGATCGCAAACCCCGCCCTCACCCCTCCGACGCCCAGATCGCAACGCTGCGAACCTTGGGCGCCATGGCCGAAGACATCATCGCGTCGTTGGAAGTCGGTCGCGTCAGCGATGAGCGCCACGGCACGCTGGAGCTGATTGAAAACATGGCCGGGGTCGGTCATTGGCGGTTGGAACTGGCCAGCGGCAAGGTCCACTGGTCCGACGAAGTGTTCCGCATCCACGGTCTAGATCGCAAAACCTTCGATCCGCAGGTCGATTCGGCCATCGATCGCTATCACCCCGACGACAGGCCCGGATTGTTGGTGGCGATCGCACACTCGGCCGAAACCGGCGATGGCTACAAAATGCGTCTTCGGCTGATCCGCGCCGATGGCGAGGAGCGTGCGGTTCTGACCCAGGCGCGCGCCGAACGTGACGACGCCGGGGTCGTGAAGGTCCTTTACGGCGTGTTTCAGGACATCACAGACCAGCAGGCCCAGATCGCCCGCGCTCAGCGTGACGAGGCGCGCTATCGGCTATTGGCTGAAAACGTTGGCGACGTGATCACCCGCGTTCGCCCGGACGGCACCAGCAAATACATCTCGCCGGCGATCGAAAGCCTGCTCGGCTGGACCACCGAAGAGATGAACGGCCGGCCCATGGACTATGTCCATCCTGATGATCGGGAGATGGTGACCCGGGCCGTGCTGGGAACCATCCACACCAAGGAGCCGTGCCGGCTGGAGCACCGCGCCCTTCATCGCGACGGGTCGATCGTCTGGGTCGAATGCACCTTCCGCGCCCTTGCTGCCGAAACGGGCAAGCCGTCGGAGGTGGTGGTGGTCATCCGCGACATGACGGATCGCAAGATCCTGGCGGACGAACTGGTCACCGCGCGCGACCGGGCCGAGGCGGCGGCGGCCGCCAAGAGCGAGTTCCTGGCCAATATGAGCCATGAACTGCGCACGCCTCTGACCAGCGTCATCGGCTTTTCGAACCTGCTGAAGGCCAGCGAGGCCTTGCCCGAGGCCGAGAAGGGCTATGTCGCGCGCATCGCCACGGCCAGCGAAGCCCTGCTGTCGGTCATCAACGACGTGTTGGACTATTCCAAGCTCGAAGCCGGCATGATCGAGCTGGAGCCGCAGCGGTTCGACCCGGCCGCCCTGGCGCACGAGACGGTCCAGATGATGGAGGCCCAGTGTCTGGCCAAGGGTCTGGCGCTGCACGTCAACTTGTCGCCGGACATGCCGGATCGCCTGATGGGCGACCAGGCCCGTCTTCGACAGATCCTGCTCAACCTGCTGGGCAATGCCGTGAAGTTCACCAGCCAGGGCTCGGTCAGTCTGTCGGTCGGCGGAGCTTTGGAGGCAAACGGCGCATGGCGTCTGACGGCCGAGGTGACCGATACCGGCATCGGCATGAGCCCCCAGACCCAGGCCCATCTGTTCGAACGTTTCTCGCAGGCGGATCGGTCGACGACCCGGCTCTACGGCGGCACCGGCCTTGGGCTCGCGATCTCGCGGCGACTGGCGCGGGCGATGGACAGCGACATCGTCGTCACGAGCCAGCCCGGCCTGGGATCGACGTTCAAGGTGACCGTCCCGCTGCACATCGCCGAGGGCGGATCGGAGGCCGAGGGACCGCGCCTCAGCGTGATGCCCGAGGGCCGCGTGTTGATCGCCGACGACGCACCGGCCAACCGCGAACTGATCAGCGTCATCCTTGTCGGCATGGGACTGGAGGTCGCTACCGCCAGCGATGGGGCCGAAGCGGTGCATGCGGTGCAGTCCGAAGTCTACGACCTCGTCCTGATGGATATGCAGATGCCGGTCATGGACGGCCTGACGGCCACGCGTGAGATTCGCCGTATCGAGCAGGGCGGCGGACGCCGACTGCCGATCATCGCCCTGTCCGCCAATGTTCAGCCGGACCAGATCCAGCTGTGTCGCGACGCCGGCATGGACGACCACCTGGCCAAGCCGCTGCAACTGCCGGCCCTGGTCGCCACCCTGTCGAAGTATCTCGACAAGTCGAACGCTCCGATCGCGGCAGATGCGACTGCGCCGGGTCGCTTTGCGACCCACTAA
- a CDS encoding 3-oxoacid CoA-transferase subunit B has translation MPRTREQLAERAAQELQDGFYVNLGIGIPTLVANYIPAGMTVTLQSENGMLGMGPFPYEGDEDPDLINAGKQTITEIPESSYFSSADSFAMIRGGHINLSILGAMEVAQNGDIANWMIPGKLVKGMGGAMDLVAGVKRVVVVMEHANKHGQSKVLKECSLPLTGTGVVSRIITDLATFDVKPDGAGLELIELADGVTLDEVAAKTEAAYTIAADLQAA, from the coding sequence ATGCCCCGCACCCGCGAACAACTCGCCGAACGCGCCGCCCAGGAACTGCAGGACGGCTTCTATGTGAACCTGGGCATCGGCATCCCGACCCTGGTCGCCAACTACATCCCTGCCGGCATGACCGTGACCCTTCAGTCCGAGAACGGCATGCTGGGCATGGGCCCCTTCCCCTATGAGGGCGACGAGGACCCCGATCTGATCAACGCCGGCAAGCAGACGATCACTGAGATCCCGGAGTCGTCCTACTTCTCCAGCGCCGACAGCTTCGCCATGATCCGTGGCGGCCATATCAACCTGTCGATCTTGGGTGCGATGGAAGTGGCCCAGAACGGCGACATCGCCAACTGGATGATCCCCGGCAAGCTGGTGAAGGGCATGGGCGGCGCCATGGACTTGGTTGCGGGCGTCAAGCGCGTGGTCGTCGTCATGGAACACGCCAACAAGCACGGCCAGTCCAAGGTCCTGAAGGAATGTAGTCTGCCCCTGACCGGCACCGGCGTCGTCAGCCGCATCATCACCGACCTGGCCACCTTCGACGTCAAGCCCGACGGCGCGGGCCTCGAGCTGATCGAACTGGCCGACGGCGTCACCCTCGATGAAGTCGCCGCCAAGACCGAGGCGGCCTACACCATCGCAGCGGACTTGCAGGCCGCCTGA
- the tgt gene encoding tRNA guanosine(34) transglycosylase Tgt has protein sequence MPFPFQISATEGRARTGVLKTSRGDIRTPAFMPVGTAATVKAMTVDQVKATGADILLGNTYHLMLRPGPERMERLGGLHTFMGWDKPILTDSGGFQVMSLAGISKVKEEAVTFSSHIDGSKHVLTPERSIEIQADRIGADISMQLDQCVAYPAEKDAARKAMELSIRWGARSKARFGERENQALFGIQQGSTFEDLRRQSSEQLQEIGFDGYAIGGLAVGEGHQAMCEVLDYAPEMLPADRPRYLMGVGKPVDLVEAVYRGVDMFDCVLPTRAGRHGQAWTWDGPLNLKNARFAEDQDPLDPTIDGPSSQYSKAYLHHLIRADEILGKVLLSWHNIAFYQALTAAMRAAISEGRFEQFRRDFHARHTSNG, from the coding sequence ATGCCTTTCCCCTTCCAGATTTCCGCCACCGAGGGCCGCGCGCGCACCGGGGTACTGAAGACCTCGCGCGGCGACATCCGCACCCCGGCCTTCATGCCGGTCGGCACCGCCGCCACGGTCAAGGCGATGACGGTGGATCAGGTCAAGGCGACTGGCGCCGACATCCTGCTGGGCAACACCTATCACCTGATGCTGCGCCCCGGCCCCGAGCGGATGGAGCGTCTGGGCGGGCTTCATACGTTCATGGGCTGGGACAAGCCGATCCTGACCGACAGCGGCGGGTTCCAGGTCATGTCCCTGGCCGGCATCTCCAAGGTGAAGGAGGAGGCCGTAACCTTCTCCAGCCACATCGATGGCTCCAAACATGTTCTGACGCCTGAGCGGTCGATCGAAATCCAGGCCGACCGAATCGGCGCCGACATCTCGATGCAGTTGGACCAGTGCGTCGCCTATCCGGCCGAGAAGGACGCAGCCAGAAAGGCGATGGAGCTGTCGATCCGCTGGGGTGCGCGGTCCAAGGCCCGGTTCGGCGAACGTGAAAACCAGGCCCTGTTCGGCATCCAGCAGGGATCCACCTTCGAGGACTTGCGCCGCCAGTCATCGGAACAGCTTCAAGAAATCGGTTTCGACGGCTACGCCATCGGCGGTCTGGCGGTCGGCGAAGGCCACCAGGCCATGTGCGAGGTGCTGGACTATGCGCCCGAAATGCTGCCGGCCGACCGTCCGCGCTATCTGATGGGCGTGGGCAAGCCGGTCGACCTGGTCGAGGCGGTGTATCGCGGCGTGGACATGTTCGACTGCGTCCTGCCGACCCGCGCCGGCCGTCACGGTCAGGCCTGGACCTGGGATGGCCCGCTGAACCTGAAGAACGCCCGTTTCGCCGAGGATCAGGACCCGCTGGACCCGACCATCGACGGCCCGTCGTCGCAGTATTCGAAGGCCTATTTGCACCACCTGATCCGCGCCGACGAAATCCTCGGGAAGGTGCTGCTGAGCTGGCACAACATCGCCTTTTATCAGGCGCTGACGGCGGCCATGCGCGCGGCGATTTCCGAGGGCCGGTTCGAGCAGTTCAGGCGCGACTTTCACGCCCGCCACACGTCGAACGGCTGA
- a CDS encoding CoA transferase subunit A — MGKIYADVTSALEGLTFDGMTVMSGGFGLCGIPENLIAALRDSGVKGLTVISNNAGVDGFGLGQLLGTRQIAKMISSYVGENKEFERQYLAGELELEFNPQGTLAERIRAGGAGIPAFFTATGVGTLVAEGKEVRNFNGRDYVMETGLVADLSIVKAWKADERGNLVFRKTARNFNPMMATAGKVTVVEVEEIVPVGSLDPDHIHTPGVYVDRLVQTVSEKRIEQRTVRQRAAGAAAGSEV; from the coding sequence ATGGGAAAGATCTACGCTGACGTCACGTCCGCGCTGGAGGGCCTGACCTTCGACGGCATGACGGTCATGTCTGGCGGCTTCGGCCTGTGCGGCATCCCCGAGAACCTGATCGCCGCCCTGCGCGACAGCGGCGTCAAGGGCCTGACGGTCATCTCCAACAACGCCGGCGTCGACGGCTTCGGCCTGGGACAACTGCTCGGCACCCGCCAGATCGCCAAGATGATCAGTTCTTACGTCGGCGAGAACAAGGAGTTCGAGCGCCAGTATCTGGCCGGCGAGTTGGAGCTTGAGTTCAACCCGCAAGGCACCCTGGCCGAGCGCATCCGCGCCGGCGGTGCCGGCATCCCCGCCTTCTTCACCGCCACCGGCGTCGGCACCCTAGTCGCCGAGGGCAAGGAGGTCCGCAACTTCAACGGCCGCGACTATGTCATGGAGACCGGCCTGGTCGCCGACCTGTCCATCGTCAAGGCCTGGAAGGCCGACGAGCGCGGCAACCTGGTGTTCCGCAAGACCGCCCGCAACTTCAACCCGATGATGGCCACGGCCGGCAAGGTCACGGTTGTCGAGGTCGAGGAGATCGTCCCCGTCGGTTCGCTGGATCCCGACCACATCCACACGCCGGGCGTCTATGTCGACCGCCTGGTCCAGACCGTGTCCGAAAAGCGCATCGAACAGCGCACCGTCCGTCAACGTGCCGCCGGCGCCGCCGCCGGATCGGAGGTCTGA